In a single window of the Rhopalosiphum padi isolate XX-2018 chromosome 1, ASM2088224v1, whole genome shotgun sequence genome:
- the LOC132917218 gene encoding protein mahjong isoform X4, whose product MDRAMEQSVSELTNLLRKWEEEMPTPNYNPIPTLIKLCELFEAESKNYLKKDPDPFDDRHPSRIDPTCVLGQMYKILFRKDALMNKLVMDYLKEHHWPRRTKDNHDLNVAACRLIMNLIPGLETTVVFESPANDQLIQRLFTWAENPSEPLQTYATGLLASCMELTDIAANFKEDNNRLVPIILNRLQSYYTQFCEENEINQSTQPCKDLSIEQTNDDTEAPSPKRKKENGICGDSNSSSTESSASNWIQIYPPTLTTKLVYCLKYLVPTGEYQEFLSHAYEKNALNLVMKIINSSEKQNGYLTFEALKYLAALLCHKKFATEFIGSQGLQKLLLIPKPSIPSTGVSICFYYLSYCEEAMERICLLPEHVLVDLVKYALWMLECSHDSSRCHATMFFSYSFHFRVIQEIFDNHDGLRKLLNVVSTLPILSSGDSAFNSLSEDAECSARQIIRHVCAGLKHYFEAHLHIKAQQIRRAKMRDSGLLISSTMIHDFFTVPGYKSTKKSRAEVQEEIELLSNAVSLKSHWTPVDQLLKLGGLSLLLQIISMAHEWNFSGRCEMIKNALEVLNICAVLPKVQLALCEIPSPKIPVDNQNDISIIQENEPQAENDNVGLNIIIKSAEGDLLDADIQKAALSVIITCVCAPIHREGGSIAYYSSYGSAKKRTPKTCDDAVIEKIWDCIRNNNGIMVLLTLMTIKTPITDVDAIRGLASRALAGLARSESVRQIISKLPLFNSGQLQNLMKNPVLQEKRQEHVTFQKYALELMELVSGKKKNNGAEIEASLANINRANIVAQTKIHFNEQQLLLLMHQHLVAKGLSTTAESLVQEANLNIAEKKSTPFTYISHCRNRSIGGGISPISSRHSVQNQKSELANTSNGPLGAGFSARGINSTPIRLNVNRRSEIRPKPELEQELESPMSKSVHKKIDQEITSLADNNTNSKVSLESIVTEYLTNQHASCKHPMVTCPQFNLFVPHKCPDPKPRSSMCTNFAMRFSKNIHSRKLNQRLIHSRFCPTRMFHMDDEEAYFTCCEFLNQNRVAIGTYNGEIKIFNLFTSQEELSFSAHDSYIIDLQCSNDERLLLSSASWRAPLTSIWSITEDAMHLKYSLDHEEFCTFSNYDQTKLLGTKAEIATIYDLETSKRILTLVPKHSNQYSRNRAAFDATNELVLSDGVLWDAIAGKEIHKFDKLNQCVSGIFHPNGLEIISNTEVWDMRTFQLLRTVSSLDQCNVTFSKSGEGMYLYVIDQEIENDSSYQTSFKTLDPNDYSNIATVDVKKFIYHMACNSSDTQIAIVENQGMFENIDESIVRIYDVGRSRNEDETVEEEDDEEVDSEGSGSEDENMSLFPSLLEDMIAGGMSGTGMNDNFSSGSSSNSNSSFESVGDSSRSFTPLSDTSNDASYDAGGNSDPENIGA is encoded by the exons ATGGATAGAGCGATGGAGCAGTCTGTCAGCGAACTGACCAACTTGCTCCGAAAATGGGAAGAAGAAATGCCGACCCCCAACTACAACCCCATACCGACTTTAATCAA gtTATGTGAATTATTTGAAGCTGAAtctaaaaattatcttaaaaaagaTCCAGATCCTTTTGATGATCGCCATCCATCTCGAATAGATCCTACTTGTGTATTGGGCCAGATGTATAAGATTTTGTTCCGCAAAGATGCTTTAATGAATAAG ttaGTAATGGATTATTTAAAAGAACATCATTGGCCAAGACGAACTAAAGATAATCACGATTTAAATGTTGCTGCTTGTAGACTTATAATGAACCTTATACCTGGTTTAGAAACAACTGTTGTTTTTGAAAgt ccTGCAAATGATCAACTTATTCAAAGGCTATTCACTTGGGCTGAAAATCCTAGTGAACCATTGCAAACTTATGCAACGGGATTGTTGGCATCTTGTATGGAGTTGACAGATATAGCTGCtaatttcaa aGAAGATAATAATAGACTTGTCCCAATTATATTGAATCGTCTACAATCATACTATACTCAGTTTTGTGAAGAAAATGAAATCAATCAAAGCACACAGCCATGTAAAGACCTAAGTATTGAGCAGACCAATGATGATACAGAAGCTCCATCTCCaaaaagaaaaa aagaaAATGGCATTTGTGGTGATAGTAATTCTTCTTCTACTGAGTCAAGTGCAAGCAACTGGATACAAATCTACCCACCAACTTTGACTACAAAATTAGTTTACtgtcttaaatatttagttCCAACTGGAGAATATCAAGAG TTTTTAAGCCATGCCTATGAGAAAAATGCTCTCAACTTGGTTATGAAAATAATCAACTCTTCAGAAAAGCAAAATGGTTATTTAACTTTTGAAGCATTAAAATACCTGGCTGCTCTTCTATGCCATAAAAAATTTGCCACAGAATTTATCGGTTCGCAAGGATTACAA aaattacttCTTATACCAAAACCTAGTATTCCATCTACTGGTGTTTCGATTTGcttttattatttgtcataCTGTGAAGAAGCAATGGAAAGGATTTGCCTTTTACCTGAACATGTTCTAGTTGATCTTGTAAA GTATGCACTATGGATGTTAGAGTGTTCTCATGATTCTAGTAGATGTCATGCAACTATGTTCTTCAGTTATAGTTTTCATTTTAGAGTTATTCAAGAAATATTTGATAACCATGATGGGTTACGTAAGCTCCTTAATGTG gtTAGTACATTGCCTATTCTTTCATCTGGAGATTCAGCATTTAATTCATTATCTGAAGATGCTGAATGTTCTGCACGACAAATTATTCGTCATGTTTGTGCTGGATTAAAGCATTATTTTGAAGCCCATTTACATATAAAAGCTCAGCAAATACGTAGAGCAAAAATGAGAGATTCTGGTCTATTAATTTCATCAACAATGATTCATGATTTTTTTACAGTGCCtggttataaa tcTACAAAAAAATCTCGTGCTGAGGTCCAAGAAGAAATAGAACTATTATCAAATGCTGTGTCTCTCAAAAGCCATTGGACACCAGTTGATCAATTACTTAAATTGGGtggtttaagtttattattacaaataatcagTATGGCCCATGAATGGAATTTTTCCGGAAG GTGTGAAATGATTAAAAATGCACTAGAAGTATTAAACATATGTGCTGTATTACCTAAAGTTCAATTGGCATTATGTGAAATACCATCACCTAAAATTCCAGTTGATAATCAAAATGATATATCGATAATACAGGAAAATGAACCACAAGCAGAAAATGACAATGttggattaaatattattataaaatcagcaGAGGGAGATCTTTTAGATGCTGATATTCAAAAGGCAGCTCTTTCTGTCATTATAACTTGTGTTTGTGCTCCAATACATagg gaAGGTGGAAGTATAGCATACTATTCATCTTATGGATCGGCTAAAAAACGTACACCCAAGACTTGTGATGATGCTGTGATTGAAAAAATTTGGGAttgtattagaaataataatggaATTATG gtttTACTTACTTTAATGACTATAAAAACACCAATAACTGATGTTGATGCTATACGAGGATTAGCAAGTCGTGCATTGGCTGGATTGGCTCGCAGTGAATCAGTTCGCCAAATTATCAGcaaattacctttatttaacAGTGGCCAATTACaaa atttaatgaaaaatcctGTATTGCAAGAAAAGCGTCAAGAGCATgtaacatttcaaaaatatgctTTAGAGTTAATGGAATTGGTTtcagggaaaaaaaaaaataacggagCTGAAATAGAAGCATCATTGGCAAATATAAATAga gcAAACATTGTTGCACAAACTAAAATTCATTTCAATGAACAACAATTGCTTCTTTTAATGCATCAACATTTAGTAGCAAAAGGCTTGTCCACAACAGCAGAATCATTAGTACAAGAGGCAAACCTTAATATAGCTGAGAAAAAGTCTACACCATTTACATATATTTCCCATTGCCGT AATCGGTCAATTGGAGGAGGAATATCTCCAATAAGTTCTAGACACTCTGTTCAGAACCAAAAATCTGAATTAGCTAATACATCAAATGGTCCTTTAGGTGCTGGATTTAGTGCCAGAGGAATAAATTCAACTCCAATACGTTTGAATGTAAacag acGATCAGAAATTCGTCCAAAACCAGAGCTAGAACAAGAACTTGAGTCACCTATGTCTAAAtcagttcataaaaaaattgaccAAGAAATAACATCGCTTGCTGATAATAATACTAACTCAAAGGTTAGTTTAGAATCTATTGTTACAGAATACTTAACCAATCAACATGCTTCATGTAAACATCCTATGGTTACATGTCCTCAATTCAACTTATTtgt TCCACATAAATGTCCTGATCCTAAACCAAGGAGTTCGATGTGTACAAATTTTGCTATGCGATTTTCTAAAAACATACATTCTAGAAAACTAAACCAAAGACTTATACACAGTCGTTTTTGTCCAACCCGTATGTTCCACATGGATGATGAAGAAGCATATTTCACATGTTGCGAGTTTTTA AACCAAAATCGTGTTGCTATTGGAACATACAatggtgaaataaaaatattcaatttatttacttcTCAAGAAGAACTATCATTTTCTGCCCACgattcatatattatagatttacaatGTAGTAATGATGAAAGGCTGTTGTTATCTTCTGCTTCTTGGCGAGCGCCTTTAACGTCTATTTGGTCTATAACTGAAGATGCCATGCATCTTAA ATATTCTTTGGACCATGAAGAATTCTGCACTTTTAGCAATTATGACCAAACTAAATTACTTGGAACTAAAGCTGAAATAGCAACA aTATATGATTTGGAAACTAGTAAAAGAATATTAACATTGGTCCCGAAACATTCAAATCAGTATAGTAGAAATCGAGCAGCATTTGATGCTACTAATGAATTAGTGTTATCTGATGGTGTATTATGGGATGCCATTGCTGGAAAGGAAATCCAtaagtttgataaattaaatcaatgtgTGAGTGGAATTTTCCATCCAAATGGACTTGAg ATTATATCAAATACAGAAGTCTGGGATATGCGCACATTCCAGTTATTGCGCACAGTGTCAAGTCTTGATCAATGTAATGTGACATTTTCCAAATCTGGTGAAggaatgtatttatatgttattgatCAAGAAATTGAAAATGATTCATCTTACCAAACTTCATTCAAAACTTTAGATCCTAATGATTACTCAaacatag ctACTGTTGatgttaaaaaattcatatatcaTATGGCATGCAATAGTTCTGATACTCAAATAGCTATTGTTGAAAATCAAGGAATGTTTGAGAATATTGATGAATCGATTGTACGAATCTATGATGTTGGTAGATCTAGAAACGAAGATGAAACG GTGGAAGAAGAAGATGATGAAGAAGTTGATTCTGAAGGTTCTGGATCAGAAGATGAAAACATGTCTT tgtTTCCATCATTATTGGAAGATATGATAGCTGGAGGAATGTCTGGCACTGGGATGAATGATAACTTTTCAAGTGGTAGCAGTAGCAATAGTAATAGCAGCTTCGAAAGTGTTGGTGATAGTTCTCGTTCGTTTACTCCGTTATCTGATACAAGTAATGACGCAAGTTATGATGCTGGTGGAAATTCAGATCCAGAAAACATAGGtgcttga
- the LOC132917218 gene encoding protein mahjong isoform X3 produces MDRAMEQSVSELTNLLRKWEEEMPTPNYNPIPTLIKLCELFEAESKNYLKKDPDPFDDRHPSRIDPTCVLGQMYKILFRKDALMNKLVMDYLKEHHWPRRTKDNHDLNVAACRLIMNLIPGLETTVVFESPANDQLIQRLFTWAENPSEPLQTYATGLLASCMELTDIAANFKEDNNRLVPIILNRLQSYYTQFCEENEINQSTQPCKDLSIEQTNDDTEAPSPKRKKENGICGDSNSSSTESSASNWIQIYPPTLTTKLVYCLKYLVPTGEYQEFLSHAYEKNALNLVMKIINSSEKQNGYLTFEALKYLAALLCHKKFATEFIGSQGLQKLLLIPKPSIPSTGVSICFYYLSYCEEAMERICLLPEHVLVDLVKYALWMLECSHDSSRCHATMFFSYSFHFRVIQEIFDNHDGLRKLLNVVSTLPILSSGDSAFNSLSEDAECSARQIIRHVCAGLKHYFEAHLHIKAQQIRRAKMRDSGLLISSTMIHDFFTVPGYKSTKKSRAEVQEEIELLSNAVSLKSHWTPVDQLLKLGGLSLLLQIISMAHEWNFSGRHECEMIKNALEVLNICAVLPKVQLALCEIPSPKIPVDNQNDISIIQENEPQAENDNVGLNIIIKSAEGDLLDADIQKAALSVIITCVCAPIHREGGSIAYYSSYGSAKKRTPKTCDDAVIEKIWDCIRNNNGIMVLLTLMTIKTPITDVDAIRGLASRALAGLARSESVRQIISKLPLFNSGQLQNLMKNPVLQEKRQEHVTFQKYALELMELVSGKKKNNGAEIEASLANINRANIVAQTKIHFNEQQLLLLMHQHLVAKGLSTTAESLVQEANLNIAEKKSTPFTYISHCRNRSIGGGISPISSRHSVQNQKSELANTSNGPLGAGFSARGINSTPIRLNVNRRSEIRPKPELEQELESPMSKSVHKKIDQEITSLADNNTNSKVSLESIVTEYLTNQHASCKHPMVTCPQFNLFVPHKCPDPKPRSSMCTNFAMRFSKNIHSRKLNQRLIHSRFCPTRMFHMDDEEAYFTCCEFLNQNRVAIGTYNGEIKIFNLFTSQEELSFSAHDSYIIDLQCSNDERLLLSSASWRAPLTSIWSITEDAMHLKYSLDHEEFCTFSNYDQTKLLGTKAEIATIYDLETSKRILTLVPKHSNQYSRNRAAFDATNELVLSDGVLWDAIAGKEIHKFDKLNQCVSGIFHPNGLEIISNTEVWDMRTFQLLRTVSSLDQCNVTFSKSGEGMYLYVIDQEIENDSSYQTSFKTLDPNDYSNIATVDVKKFIYHMACNSSDTQIAIVENQGMFENIDESIVRIYDVGRSRNEDETVEEEDDEEVDSEGSGSEDENMSLFPSLLEDMIAGGMSGTGMNDNFSSGSSSNSNSSFESVGDSSRSFTPLSDTSNDASYDAGGNSDPENIGA; encoded by the exons ATGGATAGAGCGATGGAGCAGTCTGTCAGCGAACTGACCAACTTGCTCCGAAAATGGGAAGAAGAAATGCCGACCCCCAACTACAACCCCATACCGACTTTAATCAA gtTATGTGAATTATTTGAAGCTGAAtctaaaaattatcttaaaaaagaTCCAGATCCTTTTGATGATCGCCATCCATCTCGAATAGATCCTACTTGTGTATTGGGCCAGATGTATAAGATTTTGTTCCGCAAAGATGCTTTAATGAATAAG ttaGTAATGGATTATTTAAAAGAACATCATTGGCCAAGACGAACTAAAGATAATCACGATTTAAATGTTGCTGCTTGTAGACTTATAATGAACCTTATACCTGGTTTAGAAACAACTGTTGTTTTTGAAAgt ccTGCAAATGATCAACTTATTCAAAGGCTATTCACTTGGGCTGAAAATCCTAGTGAACCATTGCAAACTTATGCAACGGGATTGTTGGCATCTTGTATGGAGTTGACAGATATAGCTGCtaatttcaa aGAAGATAATAATAGACTTGTCCCAATTATATTGAATCGTCTACAATCATACTATACTCAGTTTTGTGAAGAAAATGAAATCAATCAAAGCACACAGCCATGTAAAGACCTAAGTATTGAGCAGACCAATGATGATACAGAAGCTCCATCTCCaaaaagaaaaa aagaaAATGGCATTTGTGGTGATAGTAATTCTTCTTCTACTGAGTCAAGTGCAAGCAACTGGATACAAATCTACCCACCAACTTTGACTACAAAATTAGTTTACtgtcttaaatatttagttCCAACTGGAGAATATCAAGAG TTTTTAAGCCATGCCTATGAGAAAAATGCTCTCAACTTGGTTATGAAAATAATCAACTCTTCAGAAAAGCAAAATGGTTATTTAACTTTTGAAGCATTAAAATACCTGGCTGCTCTTCTATGCCATAAAAAATTTGCCACAGAATTTATCGGTTCGCAAGGATTACAA aaattacttCTTATACCAAAACCTAGTATTCCATCTACTGGTGTTTCGATTTGcttttattatttgtcataCTGTGAAGAAGCAATGGAAAGGATTTGCCTTTTACCTGAACATGTTCTAGTTGATCTTGTAAA GTATGCACTATGGATGTTAGAGTGTTCTCATGATTCTAGTAGATGTCATGCAACTATGTTCTTCAGTTATAGTTTTCATTTTAGAGTTATTCAAGAAATATTTGATAACCATGATGGGTTACGTAAGCTCCTTAATGTG gtTAGTACATTGCCTATTCTTTCATCTGGAGATTCAGCATTTAATTCATTATCTGAAGATGCTGAATGTTCTGCACGACAAATTATTCGTCATGTTTGTGCTGGATTAAAGCATTATTTTGAAGCCCATTTACATATAAAAGCTCAGCAAATACGTAGAGCAAAAATGAGAGATTCTGGTCTATTAATTTCATCAACAATGATTCATGATTTTTTTACAGTGCCtggttataaa tcTACAAAAAAATCTCGTGCTGAGGTCCAAGAAGAAATAGAACTATTATCAAATGCTGTGTCTCTCAAAAGCCATTGGACACCAGTTGATCAATTACTTAAATTGGGtggtttaagtttattattacaaataatcagTATGGCCCATGAATGGAATTTTTCCGGAAGGCATGA GTGTGAAATGATTAAAAATGCACTAGAAGTATTAAACATATGTGCTGTATTACCTAAAGTTCAATTGGCATTATGTGAAATACCATCACCTAAAATTCCAGTTGATAATCAAAATGATATATCGATAATACAGGAAAATGAACCACAAGCAGAAAATGACAATGttggattaaatattattataaaatcagcaGAGGGAGATCTTTTAGATGCTGATATTCAAAAGGCAGCTCTTTCTGTCATTATAACTTGTGTTTGTGCTCCAATACATagg gaAGGTGGAAGTATAGCATACTATTCATCTTATGGATCGGCTAAAAAACGTACACCCAAGACTTGTGATGATGCTGTGATTGAAAAAATTTGGGAttgtattagaaataataatggaATTATG gtttTACTTACTTTAATGACTATAAAAACACCAATAACTGATGTTGATGCTATACGAGGATTAGCAAGTCGTGCATTGGCTGGATTGGCTCGCAGTGAATCAGTTCGCCAAATTATCAGcaaattacctttatttaacAGTGGCCAATTACaaa atttaatgaaaaatcctGTATTGCAAGAAAAGCGTCAAGAGCATgtaacatttcaaaaatatgctTTAGAGTTAATGGAATTGGTTtcagggaaaaaaaaaaataacggagCTGAAATAGAAGCATCATTGGCAAATATAAATAga gcAAACATTGTTGCACAAACTAAAATTCATTTCAATGAACAACAATTGCTTCTTTTAATGCATCAACATTTAGTAGCAAAAGGCTTGTCCACAACAGCAGAATCATTAGTACAAGAGGCAAACCTTAATATAGCTGAGAAAAAGTCTACACCATTTACATATATTTCCCATTGCCGT AATCGGTCAATTGGAGGAGGAATATCTCCAATAAGTTCTAGACACTCTGTTCAGAACCAAAAATCTGAATTAGCTAATACATCAAATGGTCCTTTAGGTGCTGGATTTAGTGCCAGAGGAATAAATTCAACTCCAATACGTTTGAATGTAAacag acGATCAGAAATTCGTCCAAAACCAGAGCTAGAACAAGAACTTGAGTCACCTATGTCTAAAtcagttcataaaaaaattgaccAAGAAATAACATCGCTTGCTGATAATAATACTAACTCAAAGGTTAGTTTAGAATCTATTGTTACAGAATACTTAACCAATCAACATGCTTCATGTAAACATCCTATGGTTACATGTCCTCAATTCAACTTATTtgt TCCACATAAATGTCCTGATCCTAAACCAAGGAGTTCGATGTGTACAAATTTTGCTATGCGATTTTCTAAAAACATACATTCTAGAAAACTAAACCAAAGACTTATACACAGTCGTTTTTGTCCAACCCGTATGTTCCACATGGATGATGAAGAAGCATATTTCACATGTTGCGAGTTTTTA AACCAAAATCGTGTTGCTATTGGAACATACAatggtgaaataaaaatattcaatttatttacttcTCAAGAAGAACTATCATTTTCTGCCCACgattcatatattatagatttacaatGTAGTAATGATGAAAGGCTGTTGTTATCTTCTGCTTCTTGGCGAGCGCCTTTAACGTCTATTTGGTCTATAACTGAAGATGCCATGCATCTTAA ATATTCTTTGGACCATGAAGAATTCTGCACTTTTAGCAATTATGACCAAACTAAATTACTTGGAACTAAAGCTGAAATAGCAACA aTATATGATTTGGAAACTAGTAAAAGAATATTAACATTGGTCCCGAAACATTCAAATCAGTATAGTAGAAATCGAGCAGCATTTGATGCTACTAATGAATTAGTGTTATCTGATGGTGTATTATGGGATGCCATTGCTGGAAAGGAAATCCAtaagtttgataaattaaatcaatgtgTGAGTGGAATTTTCCATCCAAATGGACTTGAg ATTATATCAAATACAGAAGTCTGGGATATGCGCACATTCCAGTTATTGCGCACAGTGTCAAGTCTTGATCAATGTAATGTGACATTTTCCAAATCTGGTGAAggaatgtatttatatgttattgatCAAGAAATTGAAAATGATTCATCTTACCAAACTTCATTCAAAACTTTAGATCCTAATGATTACTCAaacatag ctACTGTTGatgttaaaaaattcatatatcaTATGGCATGCAATAGTTCTGATACTCAAATAGCTATTGTTGAAAATCAAGGAATGTTTGAGAATATTGATGAATCGATTGTACGAATCTATGATGTTGGTAGATCTAGAAACGAAGATGAAACG GTGGAAGAAGAAGATGATGAAGAAGTTGATTCTGAAGGTTCTGGATCAGAAGATGAAAACATGTCTT tgtTTCCATCATTATTGGAAGATATGATAGCTGGAGGAATGTCTGGCACTGGGATGAATGATAACTTTTCAAGTGGTAGCAGTAGCAATAGTAATAGCAGCTTCGAAAGTGTTGGTGATAGTTCTCGTTCGTTTACTCCGTTATCTGATACAAGTAATGACGCAAGTTATGATGCTGGTGGAAATTCAGATCCAGAAAACATAGGtgcttga